One Coffea arabica cultivar ET-39 chromosome 5e, Coffea Arabica ET-39 HiFi, whole genome shotgun sequence DNA segment encodes these proteins:
- the LOC113688420 gene encoding uncharacterized protein has protein sequence MAWNNRRGARGRNADRMRQDEEDEALLLMSASLMLMHPSLAHVDNNQPLPQHDGSFTDRQWVESVLYGHHRRSIDNMRITVDNFLLLSNILVERQYVPHNYQQRVPIQKALAMTLMLVSHKHTHRVLGTIFDRSIETINRNIKKVLRGLCLFAAEIIRPGDQTAVHPRIANSTNFYPWFKDAVGAMDGTHISACPPTGEQMAYTNRHGWQSQNVLAVCDHDMRFIYVYAGWEGSAHDARVLESALAYPSDFPLPQPGRYYLVDAAYKNAPGFMPPYKNVGSESPAKALFNTRHSQLRNVIERTFGVLKKRFKWLKGPVDNFYMSTQISIVIACCALHNFLRMHQPENAHFQRFESEDVHLNEEPEIGGLVPQPFALNVSPAELAEWKAKRDYIATQMYAARGRRRR, from the exons ATGGCCTGGAACAACCGCCGTGGTGCTAGAGGACGCAATGCGGATCGCATGAGGCAAGATGAGGAAGATGAGGCCTTACTTCTTATGAGTGCCTCGTTAATGTTAATGCATCCGTCACTTGCACACGTGGATAATAATCAACCACTTCCGCAACATGATGGGTCATTCACAGATAGGCAGTGGGTCGAAAGCGTACTCTACGGTCATCATAGACGCTCAATAGACAACATGCGTATCACGGTTGATAATTTCTTGCTGCTGTCCAATATCCTTGTCGAGAGACAATACGTTCCACACAATTACCAACAGCGCGTGCCCATACAGAAGGCGCTTGCTATGACCTTAATGTTGGTCAGCCACAAGCATACGCACCGTgtcttggggacaatttttgATCGATCCATCGAGACGATTAATCGAAATATAAAAAAGGTGCTCCGAGGCCTGTGTCTATTTGCAGCTGAAATAATACGACCGGGTGACCAGACTGCAGTTCATCCACGAATTGCAAACTCAACTAATTTTTATCCATGGTTCAAG GATGCCGTGGGAGCGATGGATGGTACCCACATCTCAGCTTGTCCTCCGACAGGCGAGCAAATGGCATATACAAATCGGCACGGGTGGCAATCACAGAATGTTCTGGCAGTTTGTGACCATGACATGCGCTTCATCTATGTGTATGCTGGATGGGAGGGAAGTGCACACGATGCGCGAGTGTTGGAGTCAGCATTAGCATATCCGTCCGATTTTCCACTGCCGCAACCTG GCCGGTACTACTTAGTTGATGCGGCATACAAGAATGCTCCAGGTTTCATGCCCCCGTATAAGAACGTGGGGTCCGAATCTCCGGCAAAGGCCTTGTTCAATACTCGACATTCGCAACTTCGCAATGTCATTGAGCGCACATTTGGTGTGCTTAAGAAAAGATTCAAATGGTTAAAGGGTCCGGTAGATAATTTCTATATGAGCACTCAAATCAGTATAGTCATTGCTTGTTGTGCGTTGCACAACTTTTTAAGGATGCACCAACCAGAAAATGCCCATTTTCAACGGTTTGAATCAGAAGACGTGCACTTAAATGAAGAGCCAGAAATAGGCGGGCTAGTACCTCAGCCGTTCGCATTAAACGTATCTCCTGCAGAGCTGGCGGAATGGAAAGCTAAACGAGACTACATAGCGACTCAAATGTACGCAGCACGGGGGCGACGCCGCCGTTAG
- the LOC113687730 gene encoding uncharacterized protein isoform X1, with amino-acid sequence MTAEKRKKPSCDSAPVSCTSHCSTCSSTASNNYIKCLEVYFEQMASRIHWTDAMDEAFLTAYVSFQENNIWDNRKSLETNYDMLAAHLASNHILTVTGQQLQTRFYYIKKKWDLFCNLRGISSKTETGVGWSEDSYCFTADDEHWANLEQTNASYVDFKKENSCYWYDRLTPLLLGRHATGSRAQSASEVVHLEPPRRERINSASKSRKGKGKASSSRVPTPVNVPAVEDDDDVYYVPPVPGAVGQKWSASSLGTSGEPEGSRGSKSTRSSTGLEDALSKIGNYTDFVLEDRRSRSEYDSLHGIMQCQDVITSMDIPDEWRLEACDHYAKYENEGARIIFIRASAADRYGYILKLMKAKGLA; translated from the exons ATGACCGCTGAGAAGAGGAAGAAGCCTTCTTGTGATT CCGCACCTGTTAGCTGTACGTCCCATTGCTCTACCTGTTCGTCAACTGCATCCAACAACTACATCAAGTGCCTTGAGGTCTACTTTGAG CAAATGGCTTCTAGGATTCACTGGACTGATGCAATGGATGAAGCTTTCCTCACAGCCTACGTCAGTTTTCAGGAAAATAACATTTGGGACAACAGGAAGTCGCTAGAGACCAACTACGACATGTTGGCAGCCCATTTGGCGAGCAATCACATACTGACTGTGACTGGCCAGCAATTGCAGACCAGATTCTATTAcatcaagaagaaatgggacCTGTTCTGCAATCTGCGTGGGATTTCATCAAAGACAGAGACCGGGGTTGGGTGGAGTGAGGACAGCTACTGTTTCACTGCTGATGATGAACATTGGGCCAACTTGGAGCAG ACCAATGCCTCGTACGTTGACTTCAAAAAAGAGAATTCATGCTACTGGTACGATCGGTTGACACCTCTACTGCTTGGAAGACATGCCACAGGCAGCCGTGCCCAGTCTGCAAGCGAGGTCGTTCATTTGGAACCGCCTCGCCGAGAACGGATCAACTCTGCTAGTAAAAGTCGAAAGGGAAAAGGTAAAGCCTCTAGCTCGAGGGTGCCTACTCCGGTGAACGTACCAGCAGTTGAGGATGACGACGACGTCTACTATGTTCCCCCAGTTCCTGGTGCAGTTGGACAAAAATGGTCAGCCTCAAGCCTAGGAACCAGTGGTGAACCTGAAGGGAGTAGAGGTTCAAAATCGACACGGTCATCTACTGGTCTTGAGGATGCTCTAAGCAAGATCGGGAATTACACCGACTTCGTTCTTGAGGACAGACGGAGTAGGTCGGAGTACGACTCCCTCCACGGCATAATGCAGTGCCAGGATGTGATCACCTCAATGGATATTCCGGACGAGTGGAGACTTGAAGCATGTGATCACTATGCCAAATATGAGAACGAGGGTGCAAGGATTATTTTTATTAGAGCTTCTGCAGCCGATCGCTACGGCTACATCCTGAAGTTGATGAAGGCGAAAGGCTTGGCCTAA
- the LOC113687730 gene encoding uncharacterized protein isoform X2 yields the protein MASRIHWTDAMDEAFLTAYVSFQENNIWDNRKSLETNYDMLAAHLASNHILTVTGQQLQTRFYYIKKKWDLFCNLRGISSKTETGVGWSEDSYCFTADDEHWANLEQTNASYVDFKKENSCYWYDRLTPLLLGRHATGSRAQSASEVVHLEPPRRERINSASKSRKGKGKASSSRVPTPVNVPAVEDDDDVYYVPPVPGAVGQKWSASSLGTSGEPEGSRGSKSTRSSTGLEDALSKIGNYTDFVLEDRRSRSEYDSLHGIMQCQDVITSMDIPDEWRLEACDHYAKYENEGARIIFIRASAADRYGYILKLMKAKGLA from the exons ATGGCTTCTAGGATTCACTGGACTGATGCAATGGATGAAGCTTTCCTCACAGCCTACGTCAGTTTTCAGGAAAATAACATTTGGGACAACAGGAAGTCGCTAGAGACCAACTACGACATGTTGGCAGCCCATTTGGCGAGCAATCACATACTGACTGTGACTGGCCAGCAATTGCAGACCAGATTCTATTAcatcaagaagaaatgggacCTGTTCTGCAATCTGCGTGGGATTTCATCAAAGACAGAGACCGGGGTTGGGTGGAGTGAGGACAGCTACTGTTTCACTGCTGATGATGAACATTGGGCCAACTTGGAGCAG ACCAATGCCTCGTACGTTGACTTCAAAAAAGAGAATTCATGCTACTGGTACGATCGGTTGACACCTCTACTGCTTGGAAGACATGCCACAGGCAGCCGTGCCCAGTCTGCAAGCGAGGTCGTTCATTTGGAACCGCCTCGCCGAGAACGGATCAACTCTGCTAGTAAAAGTCGAAAGGGAAAAGGTAAAGCCTCTAGCTCGAGGGTGCCTACTCCGGTGAACGTACCAGCAGTTGAGGATGACGACGACGTCTACTATGTTCCCCCAGTTCCTGGTGCAGTTGGACAAAAATGGTCAGCCTCAAGCCTAGGAACCAGTGGTGAACCTGAAGGGAGTAGAGGTTCAAAATCGACACGGTCATCTACTGGTCTTGAGGATGCTCTAAGCAAGATCGGGAATTACACCGACTTCGTTCTTGAGGACAGACGGAGTAGGTCGGAGTACGACTCCCTCCACGGCATAATGCAGTGCCAGGATGTGATCACCTCAATGGATATTCCGGACGAGTGGAGACTTGAAGCATGTGATCACTATGCCAAATATGAGAACGAGGGTGCAAGGATTATTTTTATTAGAGCTTCTGCAGCCGATCGCTACGGCTACATCCTGAAGTTGATGAAGGCGAAAGGCTTGGCCTAA